In Bombina bombina isolate aBomBom1 chromosome 6, aBomBom1.pri, whole genome shotgun sequence, a single genomic region encodes these proteins:
- the LOC128664837 gene encoding tribbles homolog 2-like, whose translation MHFFVRTCKKLKEEEAARLFYQIVSAVAHCHDGGVVLRDLKLRKFVFNDKERTRVKLESLEDAYILAGTDDSLSDKHGCPAYVSLEILYTNGSYSGKAVWSLVVMLYNMLVGLYPFHDIEPSSLFRKIRRGQFNISETLSPKVKCLIRSILRREPTERLISQEILDHPWFSTDFNALSSGHGAKEMPYQLVPDVNIDEGTDPFFKGTLFTKRKKSIMGGIKESISTAPDIMGLLWVGGLLAIPSYLPPSGQISRLHPSYNLASTMPTHGTSVPPPPLVVL comes from the exons ATGCATTTTTTTGTTCGTACCTGCAAAAAGCTTAAGGAAGAAGAGGCTGCAAGGCTGTTCTATCAAATTGTATCGGCAGTAGCACATTGTCACGATGGAGGAGTTGTACTGAGAGAtcttaaactaagaaaatttgtCTTTAACGATAAGGAAAGGACTAGAGTAAAACTGGAAAGTTTGGAGGATGCATATATTCTAGCAGGGACTGATGACTCTCTCTCTGACAAGCATGGATGCCCAGCCTATGTTAGTCTGGAAATCTTGTATACAAATGGCAGCTACTCTGGCAAAGCTGTATGGAGTCTAGTGGTGATGCTTTACAACATGCTGGTAGGTCTCTACCCATTTCATGACATTGAGCCTAGTTCTTTGTTCAGAAAGATCCGTCGTGGACAGTTTAACATTTCAGAGACATTATCCCCCAAAGTGAAATGCCTCATACGTAGTATACTTCGTAGAGAGCCAACAGAAAGGCTGATATCTCAAGAAATTCTGGACCATCCATGGTTTTCAACAGATTTCAATGCTTTGAGTTCAGGACATGGTGCTAAGGAAATGCCGTATCAACTGGTTCCTGATGTGAACATAGATGAGGGTACGGaccctttttttaaagggaca CTTTTCACAAAGAGGAAGAAGAGCATTATGGGAGGGATAAAGGAAAGCATTTCAACTGCCCCAGATATTATGGGATTGCTATGGGTTGGAGGTCTCCTTGCTATCCCTTCATATCTTCCCCCATCAGGGCAAATTTCTCGACTCCACCCATCATACAACCTGGCTTCGACCATGCCCACCCATGGCACATCTGTGCCACCCCCTCCTCTTGTGGTCCTGTAA